From Thalassococcus sp. S3, one genomic window encodes:
- a CDS encoding sarcosine oxidase subunit beta family protein has translation MKRYSAFAIAREAARFHSGWDRAWRAPEPKKKYDVIIVGAGGHGLATAYYLGKRFGIKNVAVLEKGWLGGGNTGRNTTIIRSNYLQDPSAAIYEKSRALYEELSQDLNYNIMFSPRGVMMLAQTHHEVRGYLRTAHANALQGVETEFISPIRVKDLCPIIDINGPRYPVLGALWQPRGGTARHDAVAWGYARACSDMGMDIIQKCEVTAVRRDGGRVVGVTTTKGEIDCDKLGIVVAGHSGVMAEMAGFRLPIESVALQALVSEPIKPCMDVVVMANTVHGYMSQSDKGEMVIGGGADGYNNYTQRGSFHHIEETVRALIETFPMISRLKMLRQWGGIVDMTGDRSPILSKTPVEGVFINCGWGTGGFKAIPGSGWGFAELMAKGASPLCDAFSLDRFKEGRFIDESVAAGVAH, from the coding sequence ATGAAACGCTATTCAGCTTTTGCCATCGCACGGGAGGCCGCCCGCTTTCATTCCGGCTGGGACCGCGCCTGGCGGGCCCCTGAGCCGAAGAAGAAATACGATGTGATCATCGTTGGTGCGGGCGGACATGGCCTTGCCACCGCGTATTATCTCGGCAAACGCTTCGGTATAAAGAACGTGGCCGTGCTGGAAAAAGGCTGGCTGGGCGGCGGCAATACCGGCCGCAACACCACGATCATTCGCTCGAATTATCTTCAGGACCCTTCGGCCGCGATCTATGAGAAATCCCGCGCGCTTTACGAGGAGCTGAGCCAGGACCTCAACTATAACATCATGTTCAGCCCGCGTGGGGTGATGATGCTCGCCCAAACCCATCACGAGGTTCGGGGCTATCTTCGGACCGCGCATGCCAACGCCCTGCAGGGAGTGGAGACTGAATTCATTTCTCCCATACGCGTCAAGGATCTTTGCCCCATCATCGACATCAATGGCCCTCGCTATCCCGTTCTCGGCGCGCTTTGGCAGCCGCGCGGCGGCACAGCGCGTCACGATGCCGTGGCCTGGGGCTATGCGCGGGCCTGCTCGGATATGGGCATGGACATCATCCAGAAATGCGAGGTTACCGCCGTCCGCCGGGACGGGGGCCGCGTCGTGGGCGTGACCACCACGAAAGGAGAGATCGACTGCGACAAGCTCGGCATCGTGGTGGCCGGACATTCCGGTGTGATGGCCGAGATGGCGGGCTTTCGGTTGCCCATCGAAAGCGTGGCGCTTCAGGCGCTCGTGTCAGAGCCGATCAAGCCTTGCATGGATGTCGTGGTGATGGCCAACACCGTTCACGGCTACATGAGCCAATCCGACAAGGGCGAGATGGTGATCGGCGGCGGCGCGGACGGGTACAACAATTACACCCAACGCGGCAGCTTTCATCATATCGAGGAAACGGTGCGGGCCCTGATCGAGACCTTCCCGATGATCTCGCGGCTCAAGATGCTGCGCCAATGGGGCGGGATCGTGGACATGACCGGCGACCGCTCTCCGATTCTGTCGAAAACGCCGGTCGAAGGGGTGTTTATCAATTGCGGCTGGGGAACGGGCGGGTTCAAGGCGATCCCCGGCTCCGGCTGGGGCTTCGCAGAACTGATGGCAAAAGGCGCCTCCCCGCTCTGTGACGCCTTCTCGCTCGATCGGTTCAAGGAAGGCCGGTTCATCGACGAAAGCGTCGCCGCCGGGGTTGCTCATTGA
- the ccmI gene encoding c-type cytochrome biogenesis protein CcmI codes for MADLTTFWILTLGLAFLVAALLALALVRARSGAEPAAAYDLQVYRDQLKEIDRDLARGLINAGDAERIRAEVSRRILAADAQVQAETEGQGQPRLPGLVMAAVSAVVLVIGSALLYLEIGAPGYGDLALADRLEMAEIARSERPSQQAAEDSLPPQPSLEQLSPDFVALMERLRDTVAGRPDDLQGQILLAQNEARSGNFRAAYEAQSQVLRLKGDAVEARDYTDYADMMILAAGGYVSPEAETALARALELDPENGPARYYTGLMMGQIGRPDQAFGIWRQLLVEGPGDAPWIEPIRLQIEEMAARAGVTNFSLPQATPAAPGPSQEDVEAAEQMSDEDRMAMIEGMVAGLSDRLATEGGPPEDWARLIGSLGVLGREADAIAIYNNALEVFDGEPTAIGVIRDGARQAGLIP; via the coding sequence ATGGCTGACCTCACCACCTTTTGGATACTGACATTGGGCCTCGCCTTTCTGGTCGCGGCCCTTTTGGCGCTTGCGCTTGTGCGCGCCCGAAGTGGCGCCGAGCCGGCCGCCGCCTACGATTTGCAGGTGTACCGCGACCAGTTGAAAGAGATTGACCGCGACCTGGCCCGAGGTCTGATCAATGCCGGAGACGCCGAACGGATCCGCGCCGAAGTGTCCCGACGCATCCTCGCGGCAGACGCGCAGGTACAGGCAGAGACCGAAGGACAGGGCCAGCCCAGGCTGCCAGGCCTGGTGATGGCCGCGGTGAGCGCGGTCGTTCTGGTGATCGGAAGCGCCCTGCTCTACCTCGAGATCGGCGCGCCGGGCTATGGCGATCTAGCCCTGGCGGACCGGCTTGAAATGGCTGAAATCGCCCGGTCGGAGCGACCCAGCCAGCAAGCCGCCGAAGACAGCCTGCCGCCACAACCGTCCCTGGAACAGCTCAGCCCGGATTTCGTGGCACTTATGGAGCGTCTGAGGGACACAGTCGCGGGACGTCCGGACGATCTGCAGGGTCAGATCCTGCTGGCCCAGAACGAAGCCCGCAGCGGTAATTTCCGTGCGGCCTATGAAGCCCAATCACAGGTTTTGCGGCTGAAAGGCGACGCGGTTGAGGCACGTGATTACACCGACTACGCTGATATGATGATCCTTGCCGCTGGCGGCTATGTCTCACCCGAGGCGGAAACGGCCCTAGCCCGCGCGCTGGAGCTTGATCCGGAAAACGGACCTGCACGGTATTACACCGGGCTGATGATGGGGCAGATTGGCAGGCCGGATCAGGCCTTTGGCATCTGGCGGCAATTGCTGGTCGAAGGGCCGGGTGACGCTCCATGGATCGAGCCGATCCGGCTGCAGATCGAAGAGATGGCCGCCCGGGCGGGCGTGACGAACTTTTCCCTGCCGCAAGCAACGCCCGCCGCGCCGGGGCCAAGCCAGGAGGATGTCGAGGCCGCCGAACAAATGAGCGATGAAGACCGGATGGCCATGATCGAAGGCATGGTTGCAGGACTGAGCGACCGGCTTGCAACGGAAGGCGGCCCTCCGGAGGACTGGGCAAGGCTGATCGGGTCCTTGGGTGTTTTGGGACGCGAGGCGGATGCCATCGCCATCTATAACAACGCCCTTGAGGTCTTTGACGGAGAGCCGACGGCCATCGGGGTGATCCGCGACGGCGCACGGCAAGCCGGATTGATCCCGTGA
- the ruvX gene encoding Holliday junction resolvase RuvX: MIHEKFEDFATNLPKMTAVAGLDLGEKTIGVAVSDRLRAAATPLETIRRKKFGIDAARLIDILTAREIGGLVLGLPRNMDGTEGPRCQSTRAFARNLTRLTDLPIAFWDERLSTVAAEKALLEADTTRKRRAEVIDHVAAGYILQGALDRMRHVEAEMGR; encoded by the coding sequence GTGATCCACGAAAAGTTCGAAGACTTTGCGACCAATCTTCCAAAGATGACGGCGGTTGCGGGCCTTGATCTTGGGGAGAAAACCATCGGCGTCGCGGTTTCGGATCGTCTGCGCGCGGCTGCGACACCACTTGAAACCATCAGACGCAAGAAATTCGGCATCGACGCGGCGCGTCTGATAGACATTCTGACCGCACGCGAAATCGGAGGGCTGGTTTTGGGGCTGCCCCGGAACATGGACGGCACCGAGGGGCCCAGATGCCAGTCGACCCGGGCCTTCGCGCGCAACCTGACGCGTCTGACGGATCTGCCGATCGCCTTTTGGGACGAGCGGCTGAGCACGGTCGCCGCCGAGAAGGCTTTGCTGGAAGCAGACACAACACGCAAACGACGGGCGGAGGTCATTGATCACGTGGCCGCCGGTTATATCTTGCAAGGGGCATTGGACCGGATGCGGCATGTAGAAGCGGAGATGGGCAGATGA
- a CDS encoding DUF1289 domain-containing protein: MNDQVWRRDEVQSPCVRICVVHPQERICTGCFRTVNEIAMWGRMSAEERQAVMDELPARAPKLAKRRGGRAARLKR; this comes from the coding sequence ATGAACGATCAGGTCTGGCGGAGAGACGAGGTGCAATCACCCTGCGTGCGCATCTGCGTCGTCCATCCCCAGGAACGCATCTGCACCGGCTGTTTCCGCACGGTGAACGAGATTGCAATGTGGGGCCGGATGAGCGCGGAAGAGCGTCAGGCGGTCATGGATGAATTGCCGGCCCGCGCGCCCAAACTGGCCAAAAGACGCGGCGGGCGCGCCGCACGCCTCAAACGGTAA
- a CDS encoding sulfite exporter TauE/SafE family protein, which translates to MTDWSTLWPLLMLLLVIGAIAGILAGLLGVGGGIVLVAAFFYTFQSLGYDSPQLMQLCLATSLATIIVTSLRSVERHHRTGAVDWTILRGWAPGIALGAVLRVLVAASLRSATLQLLFGTLAVLVGLYMAFGRPEWRLGEQMPGGKVRALLSPLVGFLSVLMGIGGGSFGVPLMTLYGRPIHQAVATAAGFGVLIAVPSVIAFAFVTLPAEARPPFTLGAINLPAFAIVIAMTLLTTPLGVRLAHRLDPKPLRRVFALFLILVALNMLRKALGW; encoded by the coding sequence ATGACCGACTGGAGCACGCTCTGGCCTCTCCTGATGCTTTTGCTCGTGATCGGCGCGATTGCCGGGATCCTCGCGGGTTTGCTGGGGGTTGGCGGGGGCATCGTCCTGGTGGCGGCGTTTTTCTACACATTCCAGTCGCTTGGCTATGACAGTCCGCAGTTGATGCAGCTTTGCCTCGCAACATCTCTTGCGACGATCATCGTCACCTCCCTGCGCTCGGTCGAGCGGCATCATCGGACGGGCGCCGTCGATTGGACGATCCTGCGCGGCTGGGCGCCCGGCATCGCTCTGGGCGCTGTTCTGCGCGTTCTCGTGGCCGCCTCTCTGCGCTCTGCCACACTGCAACTCCTCTTCGGGACATTGGCCGTTCTGGTCGGTCTTTACATGGCATTTGGACGGCCGGAATGGCGGTTGGGCGAGCAAATGCCTGGCGGCAAAGTTCGCGCGCTCCTTTCGCCGCTGGTTGGGTTCTTGTCCGTTCTGATGGGGATCGGAGGGGGCAGTTTCGGCGTTCCCCTGATGACACTCTATGGCCGTCCCATCCATCAGGCCGTGGCAACGGCGGCCGGCTTCGGCGTGCTGATCGCGGTTCCGTCGGTGATCGCCTTTGCCTTCGTTACCCTTCCTGCCGAAGCGCGACCGCCGTTCACGCTGGGCGCCATCAACCTGCCTGCCTTCGCAATCGTGATCGCGATGACCCTTCTCACCACACCCCTCGGCGTGCGGCTCGCCCACCGGCTCGATCCTAAACCCCTGCGCCGGGTATTTGCCCTGTTCTTGATCCTCGTCGCGCTCAACATGTTGCGCAAGGCGCTCGGATGGTAA
- the dusA gene encoding tRNA dihydrouridine(20/20a) synthase DusA encodes MQINQHSRLSIAPMMDWTDRHCRYLHRLLCPQALLYTEMVTAPALVRGGALHLLDHNPEEHPIALQLGGSDPRELARAARLGAEAGYDEINLNVGCPSDRVQSGTFGAVLMKSPDLVAECVDAMRAAVRVDVTVKCRIGVDDQAPEEMLPDFLSKIRAAGCERVIVHARKAWLQGLSPKENRDIPPLDYPLVQQMKVSFPDLHLSINGGITSLDQARAFLDAGLDGVMIGRAAYHQPSDILCAAGPVIFGQGTATDPVSVVHRMLPYIEGHLSAGGRLHQITRHMLGLFAGRPGARAWRRALSEGATRDGAGPALVLDALSHVTEPDLPRAQGWG; translated from the coding sequence ATGCAAATAAATCAACATTCTAGGCTGTCTATTGCCCCGATGATGGATTGGACGGATCGCCATTGCCGTTATCTGCACCGGCTGCTTTGTCCTCAGGCCCTTCTCTATACAGAGATGGTGACAGCGCCCGCGCTCGTGCGGGGAGGGGCGTTGCATCTGCTTGACCACAACCCCGAGGAACATCCGATCGCCCTTCAGCTTGGGGGGTCCGATCCTCGGGAACTGGCGCGGGCCGCACGTCTTGGGGCAGAGGCGGGATATGATGAAATCAACCTCAATGTCGGCTGTCCGTCCGACAGGGTGCAATCGGGCACGTTCGGCGCGGTGTTGATGAAGTCACCCGATCTGGTCGCCGAATGCGTCGATGCGATGCGTGCGGCTGTCCGCGTTGACGTCACCGTCAAATGTCGCATCGGCGTTGACGATCAGGCCCCCGAAGAGATGCTGCCTGACTTTCTGTCAAAGATACGTGCGGCCGGATGTGAACGTGTGATCGTTCATGCCCGCAAGGCCTGGCTTCAAGGCCTCAGCCCCAAGGAAAACCGGGACATCCCGCCTCTCGACTACCCGCTGGTTCAGCAGATGAAGGTTTCGTTTCCCGATCTCCATCTTTCGATCAACGGCGGGATCACCTCGCTGGATCAGGCGCGCGCGTTTCTCGATGCGGGTCTCGACGGTGTGATGATCGGGCGTGCGGCCTATCATCAGCCTTCGGACATTCTCTGCGCCGCCGGGCCGGTGATCTTCGGGCAGGGCACCGCGACCGATCCGGTCTCGGTTGTGCACCGCATGCTGCCCTATATCGAGGGGCATCTCAGCGCCGGGGGTCGGCTCCATCAAATCACGCGCCACATGCTCGGTCTTTTTGCCGGACGACCCGGTGCGCGGGCCTGGCGGCGGGCGCTGTCCGAAGGGGCCACGCGCGACGGTGCGGGTCCGGCGCTGGTTCTGGATGCCTTGTCCCACGTCACCGAACCGGACCTGCCGCGTGCCCAGGGCTGGGGCTGA
- a CDS encoding winged helix-turn-helix domain-containing protein: MKNHGVVHSNAMLRPWLLLIGFISLFGAGYLWVNSAPWTLATLKSFADARAIHDVQTRPDRVGFLLSKDPALLKAVAWSKTGSVLYPGPATYAPTRFDLSLQELEELTHLTSEDFPASWSNYDRDGNELLYCQPAPRICLIYDRSALQNALDVSLDGVNWGVMGLLAGMGLLSFFLFWRRGTAAQPHDQLVLLPKQHSARRGTLEVALTPRDFRLLEFLQMKQGEVVTKDELYDAGWGRDFMPNSRALDQHMINLRKKLDPDKSRSPVIETVRGVGYRLLD, translated from the coding sequence ATGAAAAACCATGGGGTCGTGCATTCTAATGCCATGTTACGACCTTGGCTTTTGTTGATAGGGTTCATAAGCCTTTTCGGGGCTGGCTACCTATGGGTGAATAGTGCCCCCTGGACGCTGGCAACTTTGAAGAGTTTCGCGGACGCGCGCGCCATACATGACGTTCAGACCAGGCCAGATCGCGTAGGCTTTTTACTCAGCAAGGATCCTGCGCTTTTGAAAGCCGTGGCCTGGTCAAAAACGGGGTCGGTTCTGTATCCTGGACCAGCCACCTATGCGCCAACACGTTTTGATCTCTCATTGCAGGAGCTAGAGGAGCTCACACACCTCACGTCCGAAGACTTTCCAGCCAGTTGGTCAAACTATGATCGGGACGGGAACGAGCTTCTTTATTGCCAACCCGCACCTCGGATATGTCTGATCTATGATCGCAGCGCGTTGCAAAACGCACTTGATGTATCTCTGGACGGCGTCAATTGGGGTGTAATGGGACTATTGGCAGGTATGGGGCTGCTGAGTTTTTTCTTGTTCTGGCGTCGCGGGACCGCCGCGCAACCTCACGATCAACTAGTCCTCCTGCCCAAACAACACAGTGCGCGCCGTGGCACGCTTGAAGTTGCGTTGACACCACGCGACTTTCGTCTGCTTGAATTCCTGCAAATGAAGCAAGGTGAAGTCGTTACCAAGGATGAACTCTACGACGCAGGATGGGGCCGCGATTTCATGCCCAACTCGCGGGCCTTGGATCAGCACATGATCAACCTTCGGAAGAAGCTTGACCCGGACAAGTCTCGGTCGCCGGTCATCGAGACTGTGCGCGGCGTTGGCTACCGCCTGCTGGATTAG
- a CDS encoding tetratricopeptide repeat protein, with product MALLTVLTSPALAQSVGQCGKHKSDAYGTHNPEELTICSHIDRMRHGEIHPVLGFIGYIEAKAGNHDTAREIFGTLADAGNAPAMTWMAWMEDNGLGGPEDAAAAAEWDRRSMEAGSSVGAFNYGLDILRGRGVTYDEELGRRIIERAAELGDHSAQHLIDNDFDLDSVTPDADEWKYEKKLF from the coding sequence ATGGCACTCCTCACTGTCCTTACGTCACCTGCTCTTGCACAAAGTGTCGGGCAATGTGGCAAGCACAAGTCTGACGCCTACGGTACCCACAACCCCGAAGAGCTTACAATCTGCAGCCATATCGACCGTATGCGGCACGGGGAGATCCATCCGGTGTTGGGCTTCATCGGCTACATTGAGGCGAAGGCCGGAAACCATGATACGGCACGCGAGATCTTCGGCACGCTGGCCGATGCCGGCAATGCACCAGCAATGACTTGGATGGCCTGGATGGAGGACAATGGTCTGGGCGGGCCCGAGGATGCCGCCGCCGCTGCGGAGTGGGACCGCCGCTCCATGGAAGCGGGCAGCTCGGTCGGGGCATTCAACTATGGTTTGGATATTCTGCGCGGTCGTGGTGTCACCTACGACGAGGAACTTGGCCGCCGGATCATCGAGCGCGCGGCCGAACTCGGAGATCATTCTGCGCAGCATTTGATCGACAATGACTTCGATCTCGATAGCGTCACGCCCGACGCCGACGAGTGGAAATACGAGAAAAAACTCTTCTGA
- a CDS encoding DUF4437 domain-containing protein → MNKMTRREGLATIGTTVAAVALGANASNAATQVAAAFDQSNIKWNTLDGIEHLWYHVLNVDRDLKVVDLLLKFAANEKVVPHKHHADYSTFIIQGELRLYDAEGELTEVRPTASFVQKSAGGAPHTEGGGDADCIAWFSNKGTDGVIYEILGPDGETLGTLGLPEFEALMQAQDEPVQPIIPG, encoded by the coding sequence ATGAACAAAATGACACGCCGTGAGGGCTTGGCGACGATCGGCACAACTGTTGCGGCTGTCGCCCTAGGAGCAAACGCCAGCAACGCGGCCACGCAGGTCGCTGCCGCGTTCGATCAATCGAATATCAAGTGGAACACGCTCGATGGTATTGAGCACCTTTGGTACCACGTTCTTAACGTAGATCGGGATCTAAAAGTCGTCGATCTGCTGCTGAAGTTCGCCGCGAATGAAAAGGTCGTTCCGCATAAGCATCATGCAGATTACAGCACGTTCATCATCCAGGGCGAGTTGCGTCTCTACGATGCTGAAGGTGAATTGACCGAAGTCCGCCCAACGGCAAGTTTTGTTCAGAAATCTGCCGGTGGCGCACCACATACCGAAGGCGGCGGCGACGCAGACTGCATCGCCTGGTTCAGCAACAAAGGCACCGACGGCGTGATCTACGAAATTCTGGGGCCAGATGGCGAAACGCTGGGCACTCTGGGTTTGCCGGAATTTGAAGCTTTGATGCAGGCGCAAGACGAACCGGTACAACCCATTATTCCGGGCTAG
- a CDS encoding calcium-binding protein: MQRNSQEPSGGYGARQKRDTIDLPDIAGISNVDLDLSDPNDDGTVTAEIDADSDGGANETVDVKFNAKGGTKVIGTEGDNSITGSDGNDRFIGSAGDDAYVGGDGDDTIDYSDLDTPITISSAGGLVKEGLGTDTLGTFDVEAGFIEVVETVIGDPDERNVVDSTSVQGAVATDVDLESGSYVGNIITDIGGFSDGDAFTLTLKNFVDVLGSDNNDEIAGSRVANLLTGAAGTDLINGRGGADTIAGGTGNDTLSGGGGGDTFQFASGDGADTITDFEIGVDLLSFSDVEMGDIVAETNGGDTILTYGEDAISLLGIETDDVSNLLLVA, from the coding sequence ATGCAAAGGAACAGCCAAGAACCGTCCGGTGGTTACGGTGCCCGGCAAAAAAGGGACACTATTGATCTCCCAGACATCGCGGGCATCAGCAATGTCGATCTGGACTTGAGTGATCCCAACGATGACGGGACAGTCACCGCCGAGATTGATGCGGACAGCGACGGCGGGGCCAATGAGACGGTAGACGTCAAGTTCAACGCCAAAGGCGGCACAAAGGTAATCGGTACAGAGGGCGACAATTCCATCACGGGCAGCGATGGAAACGACAGGTTCATCGGATCCGCAGGCGACGACGCATATGTCGGTGGTGATGGGGACGACACCATCGACTACTCCGATCTCGACACGCCAATCACCATCAGTTCCGCGGGTGGTCTTGTGAAAGAAGGCCTTGGAACCGACACGCTTGGCACATTTGATGTAGAGGCGGGTTTCATCGAAGTGGTCGAAACCGTCATTGGCGATCCAGACGAGCGAAATGTGGTCGATTCGACGTCAGTTCAGGGCGCGGTGGCCACTGATGTTGATCTGGAGAGCGGCAGCTATGTTGGCAATATCATCACTGACATCGGCGGTTTTTCAGACGGCGATGCCTTTACGCTGACGCTGAAGAACTTTGTCGACGTGCTGGGCAGCGACAACAATGATGAAATCGCGGGCAGCAGGGTCGCAAACCTGCTGACAGGTGCCGCAGGCACAGATTTGATCAACGGTCGCGGCGGAGCGGACACCATCGCGGGTGGGACTGGCAACGATACGCTGAGCGGCGGAGGCGGTGGAGATACCTTTCAATTCGCATCCGGTGACGGGGCCGATACGATTACTGACTTCGAGATCGGCGTCGACCTTCTGTCATTTAGTGACGTGGAAATGGGCGACATCGTTGCCGAGACGAACGGCGGTGACACCATCCTGACCTATGGTGAGGACGCGATTTCGCTGCTTGGTATCGAGACCGACGATGTCTCGAACCTGCTACTTGTGGCCTGA
- a CDS encoding response regulator transcription factor, with protein MRVLVIERDPSEAHQIVRALEAESFTVDTACDGEDGYHLGSTEVYRAIVLDPSLPRLDGVSMLRNWRREGVDTPVLILSERARWQDRVEGLNAGSDDYLGKPFRMEELVARINALIRRASGSGSPTTQIGAIMHDPQAQRVTRNGCAVPLTTHEYKVFATLAQAPDVVHTRHELEEIVYGIHDERDSNTIEVFVGRLRRKLGPAAIETVRGSGYRLGTG; from the coding sequence ATGCGCGTGTTGGTAATCGAACGTGATCCGTCGGAAGCGCACCAGATTGTTCGGGCGCTCGAGGCGGAGAGTTTTACTGTAGATACGGCCTGCGACGGTGAGGACGGGTATCATTTGGGGTCGACCGAGGTCTATCGCGCGATTGTGCTGGACCCGAGCCTGCCGCGTCTTGATGGCGTGTCGATGCTGCGCAACTGGCGGCGCGAAGGAGTGGATACCCCAGTGCTGATCCTGAGCGAACGGGCCCGGTGGCAGGACCGTGTCGAAGGATTGAACGCCGGAAGCGATGATTACCTTGGCAAGCCATTTCGTATGGAGGAACTTGTTGCCCGCATCAACGCTTTGATCCGGCGCGCTAGTGGTAGCGGATCACCGACGACCCAGATCGGCGCCATCATGCATGATCCGCAAGCGCAGCGCGTCACCCGGAATGGCTGTGCTGTGCCGCTGACGACCCATGAATACAAGGTGTTCGCAACTCTGGCTCAAGCCCCCGACGTGGTGCACACGCGCCATGAACTGGAGGAGATCGTCTATGGCATTCACGACGAGCGGGACAGCAACACAATCGAAGTGTTCGTAGGACGTCTACGTCGCAAACTTGGTCCCGCCGCGATTGAGACAGTGCGCGGAAGTGGCTACCGCCTCGGAACAGGGTGA
- the yghX gene encoding YghX family hydrolase, which translates to MTRMTAKDFDQELLDLYDFYAHGKITKREFLDRAGKFAVGGVTAAGLLTMLSPDYALAQQVSFNDPDIHADYIMYPSPEGTGDVRGYLVRPAAADGPLPAVLVIHENRGLNPYIEDVARRLAKAGYMALAPDGLTSVGGYPGNDADGRDLQRTVDRVALMNDFFAGFEHLLQRDDSTGRVGAVGFCYGGGVVGAIAVAYPELAAGVPFYGRQPASEDVPKISAPLLIHMGELDERINAGWPDFETALQANDKVYEAHIYEGANHGFHNDSTPRYDAEMAQLAWDRTLAWFETHLT; encoded by the coding sequence ATGACCCGCATGACCGCCAAGGATTTTGATCAAGAACTGCTCGATCTTTACGACTTCTATGCGCACGGCAAGATAACGAAACGCGAGTTCCTGGACCGGGCAGGCAAGTTTGCGGTTGGCGGGGTCACAGCTGCGGGCTTGCTGACGATGCTCAGCCCCGACTATGCGCTTGCTCAGCAAGTGTCGTTCAATGACCCTGATATTCATGCCGACTACATTATGTACCCGTCGCCCGAAGGCACCGGTGACGTGCGCGGTTATCTGGTGCGACCCGCGGCGGCGGATGGCCCGCTTCCCGCTGTGCTGGTCATTCACGAGAACCGTGGACTGAACCCGTATATCGAAGACGTGGCACGACGCTTGGCCAAGGCGGGCTACATGGCGCTTGCGCCGGATGGTTTAACGTCCGTGGGCGGCTATCCCGGCAACGACGCGGATGGGCGGGACTTACAAAGGACAGTGGACCGTGTCGCCCTGATGAACGACTTTTTCGCAGGTTTCGAACATCTGTTGCAGCGTGACGACAGCACGGGGCGCGTTGGCGCCGTTGGGTTCTGCTACGGCGGTGGCGTGGTGGGGGCCATTGCCGTGGCCTATCCCGAACTCGCGGCTGGCGTACCTTTCTATGGCCGCCAACCTGCGTCGGAAGATGTGCCCAAGATCAGTGCGCCGCTCTTGATCCACATGGGTGAACTTGACGAGCGTATTAACGCGGGCTGGCCCGACTTTGAAACCGCATTGCAAGCCAACGACAAGGTGTATGAGGCGCATATCTACGAGGGCGCCAACCACGGGTTTCACAACGACAGCACGCCGCGCTACGACGCGGAGATGGCACAATTGGCCTGGGACCGGACGCTGGCATGGTTCGAGACCCATCTGACCTGA
- a CDS encoding cytochrome b — MTYDRVSRLNHWLLALAMIGMLMFGLYLEFAGLEREARRPLVGIHASLGVLVLVIGTWRVAWRILRGFPDAVSDGPRWQAVGSRWVHWSLLAGILLMPLSGIGRTVFRGRSVDVFGWFSIPAAPEVRWLASLSSNVHYYVGFALCLLVAVHIAAALKHHFIDQDATLTRMVSGRSTEPDTSHYPDT, encoded by the coding sequence ATGACGTATGATCGCGTGTCCCGTCTGAACCACTGGCTCCTGGCACTTGCGATGATTGGGATGCTGATGTTTGGCCTCTATCTCGAGTTTGCCGGGCTGGAGAGAGAAGCGCGGCGCCCGCTTGTTGGCATACATGCTTCCTTGGGCGTTCTGGTTCTTGTCATTGGAACCTGGCGTGTCGCGTGGCGTATCCTACGCGGCTTTCCTGATGCCGTGTCGGATGGTCCGCGCTGGCAAGCCGTAGGATCCAGATGGGTGCATTGGAGCCTGCTTGCCGGCATCCTGTTGATGCCCTTGTCGGGGATAGGGCGGACAGTGTTTCGGGGTCGGTCGGTGGATGTCTTTGGCTGGTTCTCGATCCCCGCCGCTCCCGAAGTAAGGTGGCTCGCGTCGCTGTCATCAAACGTGCACTACTATGTGGGTTTTGCACTTTGCCTGCTTGTGGCGGTGCATATCGCGGCCGCACTCAAACATCATTTCATCGACCAAGATGCGACCCTGACGCGGATGGTGTCCGGACGGTCGACCGAACCGGACACATCCCACTACCCCGACACCTGA